In Phycisphaerae bacterium RAS2, the DNA window CTCCTCGTCAGGATCAGCGACCGCTACGACATTCCGGAGGCCGAACTGCGCTCGGGTTGGAACAAAGCCGAGGCCATCGTCGGCCAAGTGGCAAACCAGGATTCGGTGACGGCCGAAAAGGTGCCGGAGTTGCTTCGAAAGGCCCGAAAGCTGTCGGCGAACCAATGGGATGACCTGATCGAGTACGCGAATCGTTTGTCCAAGAAGAAGCCTTGAAGAATGGAGTGGCGTCATGCCGGCCGAGCCATTTGGCACAATCTTCGAGCCCAAGCCAGGCTTGCTTCGGACCGACCAAGCAGCTTGGGATTGCGTCCAGAAGTGCCGCGAGGCTCTTCGGATCGGAACGGTCCCTGCCCCCATTCCTGTGGACCAGTGGATCGAGAATCCGCTCGGGATTCGTTTCGGCATTACGGATCTCTCGCATTTGGGTGAAGAAGTGCTTGGGGCTGCGTTCGTCCGCGACCGCGAGATTCTGATTTCCGACCGGATTACGCACGAAGGATGTTTTCGCTTCACGTGTGCCCACGAACTGGCCCACATGCTTTTGCACCGCCGACATGCAGCGGTCTTTCATGAGACCTTGGAACTTCCAAGTCTTCAGGCCACCCGGCTGGAACGCCAGGCCGACCGGTTCGCCGCCGCATTCTTGATGCCGATCGCATTGATGGAGCGTGAGCTAGTTGCGGTGTGCCAGGATGAGGAGCTTGATTCCGACTACTGCCTGACGGAATTGATGATGCCGACGGTTCGATCGGAGTGGCTCTGGCGAGCCATCTTTCTCCCTCAGATTATGCGACGTTTCGGAGTGTCCAAGACCGCCGCCATCATTCGGTGTCGTGACCTTCGATTGATTGACCAGCCGGCCCGCGAATTCATGCCCATCCGATTTGAGAATGTCCTGCGAGAGCCCGCGAGAGCGCCAGAGCTTGCAAACATGCGAATCCGCGATGGGAGGCCGGTGGTTTGTCCGCCGCCTCCGCGTGACCAGTACCGGGGCTGATTTCTTATTTGGCTGGAGTGTTAGCCTAGTAGCGAACAATCGAACAACCTGACGCCACACAATGGGGGCGACCCTGACCATGAACCGAAAACTCACCATCCCCGAGATCGAAACGGCCTTGGCAGCAACGCCACCTATTCTGACCCCCCAGGAGGCTGCCGGCCTCCTGCGGCTCAAGATCTCGACTCTCTACCGTCATGTGTCGGAAGGACGCTACGGAGGCGCCGTCCGCCGCGGCAAGCCGCTTCGTTTCTGGCGAGACCGCCTTGTCCAGGAGTTCATGCAGTGAATTCGACCGAGGCGGTGTATTCGGCCTGCCAGCTCTGCACGGCCAAGTGGTTCGGGCCGTCGAAGGTCGATTCCTGTCCACGGTGCGGAGCGACACACGTTTTGCACACGCGTGCGATACTGCCCTGGAGCCGGCAGACGACTAGACGCCCCGAAGCAAGGCCGAACGAAACGAACTCGCAGAATTCTCAACGTGGGAGGTCTACACTTCCAACGTCATCTTCAGGAGAGTGACATGAAGCTCATCGATCGAGAACGAGTGGACGGAACGCAGGTGACCATCGGTCGCCGCATCCACTATGAGAACGGCAAGCAACGCATCGGACGGCGATTCGCTGCGGAGTATCGAAACGTCGAAGGCGAGCAGGTCTGCGAAACGCTACGCACGTCGAACAAGGCTCAGGCTCGCCGGCTTGCGTTGGAGATTCAGCAGCGAGTTGAAAACGGGACCGACCGCCAGCCGGAGCCGATGATCGACATCGAAACGATGGCCGATCGATACTTCGAGTCGGTGAAGAACAAGGACGTGGCTCCAAAGACCATCGTCAAATACGAGGAGAATCTCTCCAAGCTCAAGAAGTATGCGAGTGAGGTCGGCATCACCCTCGCCCGTCGCTTCTCGGCGGATGACCTCTTCGCCTTCCGCAAATGGCTCATCGACCAGGACTACGCCCCGAAGACCATCGACGGCATCCTCGTCCTCACCAAGCAGGCGTTCAAATGGGCGTGGCGGCAGACCCTCACCCGAGACTACCGCTTGGCCGCGGTGTCGCTCCCCAAAGCGAAGGCCAGTCCACAGCCGTGCTTCACGACGGAGCAGGTCGAGTTGCTCCTCAAGACCACAGTCGGCGAGGATCGGCTCGCGTTTTCGATGATGGCCTACGCCGGCCTCCGAATCGGCGAGGTTGAGCAGCTTCGCTGGGAGGACATCCGCCATCGAGACGGCAAGCCGACAATGTTCCACGTCCGCCGCGGCGGCTCACGCGGCACAACCAAGGACAAAGACGAGCGATTCGTCCCGGTTCACCCCCGAATCGCTGATTACCTGGACGAGCCGAAGAAGTCCGGTCAGGTCTTCACGGCAATTCGAGCCCGAGACCTGTTAATGCGGCTCAAGGTGTTGTGCAAGACGTGCGGATTCGAGAACCCCGACTCGTTCAAACTCCATTCGTTCCGCCACCACTTCGCGAGCCTGTGTGCGAACCACCACGTCGCGTATCGAAAGGCCCTCGCATGGCTCGGCCACTCGTCGTCGGAGATGCTCGACTTGTATTACCACCTCCACGACGATGACAGTCAGCAGGCGATGCTCGCACTCGCCGGTATGAGCGCGGCGACGCACGACACGGCGAAATCACCTGAAAACAACGGTAACTCGACTGCCCTCGCGGTCGCTCCTGAAAATCGTTTTGAGGGCAGTTTGAGGGCAGTCGGGCAGTCAACAATCGAGAAACTCTTGCAACTCAGGGAGTTTCAAGAGCTTGTAAACTGCCTGCAAATTGAATCGGAGAGGGAGGGATTCGAACCCCCGCAGCAGTTGCCCGCTGACCGCATTTCGAATGCGGCTCCTTCAGCCACTCGGACACCTCTCCAGGACGCCAAGCCTGTCAGCCCGGCGCGACAGGGAATCGTAAGAAACTCATCGCCGCGCGGCAAGCCGACCTTGCGCGCGGCGGGATGGACGCGTTTCCGCTATCATTTTCCAGTGGAGGGTCGTCAGAAGCCACTTGCGGCTTCGTCGCGTTGCCTTCGGGCATCGTGGCGGCCGTCGGTGGGGAAGACGTACCGCGAAGGGCAGCGGCCGGGATTTTCTCCCATCCGATCATGCCCTTTGTTTTTGCGCAGGCGGTGAAATTCTGGTGCGTCGAGGACGCACCCTACGGCTACGCCTACGTCAACGTTGCCCCCCGCGGTCACATTCATTCCATCGCGTGCGACAGGAACTCGCGTGTCTCGTCCCGCGCGGGAGATTCAAACACCTGCGCCGGCGGACCGCTCTCAATGACGCGCCCAGCATGCAGCATGTGCACCGTGGTCGCGCTGCGGCGCACGAATCCCATGTGGTGACTGACCACGATCATCGTCTGCCCGCTTGCAGCCAGATCGCCCATGACCGCGAGCACCTCGGCAGTCATGCGCGGGTCCAGGGCGCTGGTCGGTTCATCAAACAGGATCGCCTCGGGTTGATTCGCAAGAGTTCGGGCGATGGCCACGCGCTGCTGCTGCCCGCCGGACAGACTCGCCGGCCTCGCGTCGGCCTTGTCAGCCAGACCCACGCGAGCCAGGAGTTCTCGCGCGAGCACGACGGCCCTGTCGCGCGGCGAGCCTTGCGCATGCACCGGGCCGCACATGACGTTTTCTAATGCGCTCATGTGCGGGAACAAGTTGAATTGTTGAAAGACCATGCCGATGCGTCGGCGAAGTTTCAAATGAGTTGCTGCCTGATCGGCGCCGTTGGACATCGGCGACAATGTGATGTCCCCGACGCGGATCGTGCCCGCGTCGAATGACTCCAGCGCGTTGATGCAGCGGAGAAGCGTGCTTTTGCCGCTTCCGGAACCACCGATCAACGCGGCGACTTCACCCTTGCCAACCTTCAGCGATGCGCCGCGCAACACGTGCGTCGCGCCGAATCGCTTATGAATGTCTGCCGCTTCGATCATCGTCACGCACCCATCGGCACGCCGTAGCCCGCGCCCGCCAGTTTCTTCTCTAATCGTCTCGCAACAATCGACAACGGATAGCTCATAGCGAGGTAGAGGCCGGCCGTCAGCGCCGCCAGCTTCAGCACCTCGCCCGTGCTGTTGGCGAGCATGTTGTACTGCTTGGTCAGTTCCGTCACGGCGATAACCGAGCAGACCGATGTGTCCTTGAACATGGCGATGAAGTCGTTGGTCACCGGCGGCACGACGATGCGTACGGCCTGCGGCACAATTACGCGGCGCAGGGCCGTGCCGCGCGTCATTCCCAGGGCCAGCGCCGCCTCCATCTGACCGCGCGGAATGGCCTGCAAGCCCGCGCGGTATATCTCGGCTTCATACGCGGAGTAGTTCACGGCAAGGCCGATGATCGCCGCCGCCACGGGCGAGAAACTGAACGGCAACACCTGCGGCAGAATGAAAAAGATGACATACAGTTGCAGCATAACGGGCGTTCCGCGCAACACTTCGACATACATGGCGCACAGCCAGCGCAGAGCCGCCGGGCCGTACATGCGAATCAGCGCCACGATCAGCCCCAGCAGCATGGCTAGCGGCATCGAAACAAAGGTGAGCAGGACAGTCATGCCCGCGGCGCGAAGCAGAATGCCGCCATAGGTACGCACGACCCCGGGCCGAGTTTGTCCACCGCCATTGGTCGCACGCAAGCCCAAGGCTTCTTCATTCGGATCGGCAGCAAGCAGATTGGCCTGTGCCGCGGTCCAGACACCATAGCGGTCATAAATTGACTTCAGCCGTCCATCGCGAAAAAGGTCCCCGATGATTCCGTCAAGTGCGCCGATCAGTCGCCGCTCTTCCGGCCGGGCATAGACAACGTAGTACCCCCGTCCGACCGGCTCGCCGACAAAACGAAGCCCGCTGCCCTGCGGCTTGTCGCGATAGAACACAGCCATCGGAAGGTCGAGCAGCGTTGCGTCGTGGACCCCGTTGCGCACCTGCAGCATGGCATTCGTGTTGCCGTCATATTCAATGATGTCGGCTTCGGCCCCCCATTGCGCGTTCAAGAATTCCGACGCCGCACAGCCGCCCAGCACGGCGATCTGACGCTTTGCACGGCCGGTCGTCGCCCGC includes these proteins:
- the clgR_1 gene encoding Transcriptional regulator ClgR, giving the protein MPPRNEPIGDVLRRQRIEVVKKGLREMAKLLGITPPHLTDIEKGRRAPSEELLVRISDRYDIPEAELRSGWNKAEAIVGQVANQDSVTAEKVPELLRKARKLSANQWDDLIEYANRLSKKKP
- the glnQ gene encoding Glutamine transport ATP-binding protein GlnQ, with the translated sequence MIEAADIHKRFGATHVLRGASLKVGKGEVAALIGGSGSGKSTLLRCINALESFDAGTIRVGDITLSPMSNGADQAATHLKLRRRIGMVFQQFNLFPHMSALENVMCGPVHAQGSPRDRAVVLARELLARVGLADKADARPASLSGGQQQRVAIARTLANQPEAILFDEPTSALDPRMTAEVLAVMGDLAASGQTMIVVSHHMGFVRRSATTVHMLHAGRVIESGPPAQVFESPARDETREFLSHAME
- the yecS gene encoding Inner membrane amino-acid ABC transporter permease protein YecS gives rise to the protein MDHVPTRYHQIAIATFALLVGGVPPARADLLDEVRTRGVLIWGGDQEGNAPYVYPDPDDPAKLVGFEVELADVLAATLGVRAEFRQCDWLTLPEFLRSGKIDIILNGYEWTPARAERMAASRPYYIYQLQLLGRVGGIGSWDDLRATTGRAKRQIAVLGGCAASEFLNAQWGAEADIIEYDGNTNAMLQVRNGVHDATLLDLPMAVFYRDKPQGSGLRFVGEPVGRGYYVVYARPEERRLIGALDGIIGDLFRDGRLKSIYDRYGVWTAAQANLLAADPNEEALGLRATNGGGQTRPGVVRTYGGILLRAAGMTVLLTFVSMPLAMLLGLIVALIRMYGPAALRWLCAMYVEVLRGTPVMLQLYVIFFILPQVLPFSFSPVAAAIIGLAVNYSAYEAEIYRAGLQAIPRGQMEAALALGMTRGTALRRVIVPQAVRIVVPPVTNDFIAMFKDTSVCSVIAVTELTKQYNMLANSTGEVLKLAALTAGLYLAMSYPLSIVARRLEKKLAGAGYGVPMGA